In Actinoplanes sp. NBC_00393, a single genomic region encodes these proteins:
- a CDS encoding DegT/DnrJ/EryC1/StrS family aminotransferase — translation MTDARIYLSPPDVSDVERKLLLDAFDSNWVAPVGPDLDAFEAQVAELVGVRHAVALSSGTAGLHLALIAAGVRRGDTVLVPSFTFAATANAVAYLGARPVFVDSTPASWNIDPDLVAEELRARADRGQLPRAVIAVDMYGQCADYDPLLEACDRYGVPLIEDAAEALGATYRGRPAGQFGLAGVLSFNGNKIITTGGGGMLVTDDSAVAKQARHLATQAREPVAHYEHRAVGYNYRLSNLLAAVGRGQVQRLGQLLESRRRTFEFYRTALGDLPGLEFMPIAGYGVPNYWLTCLLVDAGRFGAGRDRIIAELAGRDIEARPAWKPMHLQPVFQDCVVRGGEVSADLFHRGLCLPSGSALTDRDRERVVDAVRSVAAEQKG, via the coding sequence ATGACTGACGCCCGCATCTACCTGTCCCCGCCGGACGTCAGCGACGTCGAGCGCAAGCTGCTGCTCGACGCCTTCGACTCGAACTGGGTGGCCCCGGTCGGCCCGGACCTGGACGCCTTCGAGGCGCAGGTGGCCGAGCTGGTCGGGGTCCGGCACGCGGTGGCGCTCAGCAGCGGCACGGCAGGGCTGCACCTGGCCCTGATCGCGGCCGGGGTGCGGCGCGGCGACACCGTGCTGGTGCCCTCGTTCACCTTCGCGGCGACCGCGAACGCGGTGGCGTACCTGGGCGCGCGTCCGGTCTTCGTGGACAGCACCCCGGCGAGCTGGAACATCGATCCGGACCTGGTCGCCGAGGAGCTGCGGGCGCGGGCCGACCGCGGGCAGCTGCCGCGCGCGGTGATCGCCGTGGACATGTACGGGCAGTGCGCCGACTACGACCCGCTGCTGGAGGCCTGCGACCGGTACGGCGTACCGCTGATCGAGGACGCGGCCGAGGCTCTCGGCGCCACCTACCGGGGCCGCCCGGCCGGGCAGTTCGGGCTGGCCGGGGTGCTCTCCTTCAACGGCAACAAGATCATCACCACCGGCGGCGGCGGGATGCTCGTCACCGACGACAGCGCGGTCGCCAAGCAGGCCCGGCACCTGGCCACCCAGGCCCGCGAGCCGGTTGCGCACTACGAGCACCGCGCCGTCGGCTACAACTACCGGCTGAGCAACCTGCTGGCCGCGGTCGGCCGGGGGCAGGTGCAGCGGCTCGGCCAGCTGCTCGAGTCCCGGCGGCGCACCTTCGAGTTCTACCGCACGGCGCTGGGCGACCTGCCCGGCCTGGAGTTCATGCCGATCGCCGGGTACGGCGTACCCAACTACTGGCTGACCTGCCTGCTGGTCGACGCCGGCCGCTTCGGCGCCGGCCGCGACCGGATCATCGCCGAGCTGGCGGGCCGCGACATCGAGGCGCGGCCGGCCTGGAAACCGATGCACCTCCAGCCGGTCTTCCAGGACTGCGTGGTGCGCGGCGGCGAGGTCAGCGCCGACCTGTTCCACCGCGGGCTGTGCCTGCCCAGCGGTTCCGCCCTCACCGACCGGGACCGGGAGCGCGTCGTGGACGCCGTCC
- a CDS encoding polysaccharide deacetylase family protein, with protein sequence MQPPTAIKRRLNELGLRSRLRARPRLQGRILAPAGLRRRLPSAPGLYFPFYHDVLPEYGDDLRRHLRALQRIGPMLTWDEALAVLAGERPLTGPMFCLSFDDAHLSWRDVAAPVLLEMRVPAMFFLTSGMVGQPGNLTWQDCRDLAAAGFAFGSHTITHTRLADQDDEAAARELIESKREIEDELGAEVRDFAAPYGHPAVDFRDRDVQVARDAGYRSFATTLRPAMHPGDSPMFIHRQGLHPAWPIMAVRTRVHD encoded by the coding sequence ATGCAGCCGCCGACGGCGATCAAGCGACGCCTGAACGAGTTGGGGCTGCGCAGCCGGCTCCGGGCCCGGCCCCGGTTGCAGGGCCGGATCCTGGCGCCGGCCGGGCTCCGGCGCCGCCTGCCCAGCGCGCCCGGGCTGTACTTCCCCTTCTACCACGACGTCCTCCCGGAGTACGGCGACGACCTGCGCCGCCACCTGCGCGCCCTGCAGCGGATCGGCCCGATGCTCACCTGGGACGAGGCGCTCGCCGTCCTGGCCGGCGAGCGGCCGCTCACCGGGCCGATGTTCTGCCTCTCCTTCGACGACGCGCACCTGTCCTGGCGGGACGTGGCCGCCCCGGTGCTGCTGGAGATGCGGGTGCCGGCGATGTTCTTCCTGACCTCCGGCATGGTCGGGCAGCCCGGCAACCTCACCTGGCAGGACTGCCGGGATCTGGCCGCGGCCGGCTTCGCCTTCGGCTCGCACACGATCACCCACACCCGGCTCGCCGACCAGGACGACGAGGCGGCGGCACGGGAGCTGATCGAGTCGAAACGCGAGATCGAGGACGAGCTCGGCGCCGAGGTCCGGGACTTCGCCGCGCCGTACGGGCATCCCGCCGTCGACTTCCGGGACCGGGACGTGCAGGTCGCCCGGGACGCGGGGTACCGCAGCTTCGCCACCACGCTGCGCCCGGCGATGCACCCCGGTGACTCGCCGATGTTCATCCACCGGCAGGGCCTGCACCCGGCCTGGCCGATCATGGCGGTCAGGACCCGGGTCCATGACTGA